The following are encoded in a window of Phaseolus vulgaris cultivar G19833 chromosome 3, P. vulgaris v2.0, whole genome shotgun sequence genomic DNA:
- the LOC137839366 gene encoding uncharacterized protein — translation MVVGPRVHERGSLRRVPHDNDPVVISVVTAGRKVHRVLVDQGSSADVMFLSTFNKLRLSPDLLRPYTGCLYGFADNQVEVRGYLELRTTFTDGEASRIESIRYLVVNANSAYNILLVGPALNRLNAVSSTRHMKMKMPDLSGKVIVIKSDQEEARKCYENSLKLRKSVFMVFERPPSVDVTMIEATPSGSTPVEATPMGATPEADTLMGEGPDCTAPAEEATPIQDNNRDQQATNVVDRNIGGKTFKLGRLLSQEEQEAVAEVISRHLDAFAWSASDMPDIDPDFLCHHLSMDATVRPVRQRRRKFNEKRQLVVREETQKLLRAGHIREIQYPEWLANVVLVKKANGKWRMCVDFTDLNKACPKDSYPLPSFDALVDSASGCKVMPFGLKNAGATYQRLMDKVLAPMLGRNVYAYVDDMVVASKDKAQHVADLEELFVTISKYRLKLNPEKCVFGVEAGRFLGFMLTERGIEANPDKCAAIFAMRSPTSVKEVQQLTGRMAALSRFVSAGGEKGHPNFQCLKRNSRFAWTDECETAFIKLKEYLAAPPVLCKPVEGVPLRLYFTVTERAISSVLVQEQDQIQRPIYFKPDVAGRMVRWAVELSEFDIQYKPRGSIKGQVYADFVAELSPGGEQEVEAGSQWSLSVDGSSNQQGSGAGIVLEGPDGVLIEQALRFPFKASNNQAEYEALIAGMLLAKEMGARNLLVKSDSQRVTGQVLGEFQAKDPQMAAYLRYVELLKGAFNALELVHVPRE, via the exons ATGGTagtcggacctcgtgttcacgagaggggatctcTGAGACgtgtaccccacgacaacgatcccgtaGTCATCTCAGTTGTCACAGCGGGCCGTAAGGTACACAGGGTCCTTGTCGACCAAGGGAGCTccgcagacgtcatgtttttgTCGACGTTCAACAAGCTGCGTTTGTCCCCTGACCttctgaggccctacacaggctgcctatatgggttcgcagACAACcaagtggaagtccgaggctacttggagctgaggacgacatTCACAGATGGAGAAGCCTCGCGCATTGAAAGCATACGATACTTGGTCGTAAACGCCAAttccgcctacaacatcttgttggtgGGACCGGCGCTGAATAGGCTCAACGCGGTATCCTCCACgcgtcatatgaagatgaagatgccAGACCTCAGCGGCAAGGTAATAgttatcaagtcggatcaggaggaagcgcggaagtgttatgaaaacagcctaAAATTGAGGAaaagcgtgttcatggtgtttgagcgTCCGCCAAGTGTCGACGTGACAATGATAGAGGCGACGCCCTCCGGGTCAACGCCTGTTGAGGCCACGCCCATGggggcgacgcccgaagcagaCACACTCATGGGGGAGGGTCCCGACTGCACGGCGCCAGCggaagaggcgacgcccatTCAGGATAACAACAGGGACCAACAAGCGACTAACGTGGTGGATAGGAACATTGGCGGCAAGACGTTTAAACTAGGGCGTCTGCTGAGCCAAGAAGAGCAGGAGGCGGTGGCAGAGGTGATCTCACGCCATTTGGATGCCTTcgcgtggtctgcctcggacatgcccgacatcgaccctgatttcttatgtcatcacctcagcatggacgccacggttcgccccgtgcgccaaaggaggagaaaattcaatgaaaagAGGCAGCTGGTGGTACGCGAAGAAACGCAAAAGCTGCTGagggctggccacatcagggaaatccaataccccgagtggctagccaacgtcgtcctggtaaagaaggcgaatgggaagtggaggatgtgcgtggacttcactgacctaaacaaggcgtgcccgaaggactcgtacccactgcccagctTTGACGCGTTGGTAGATAGCGCCTCCGGCtgcaag gtgatgcctttcggcttgaagaatgcgggtgccacctaccaaaggctgatggacaaggttcTAGCACCCATGTTAGGAAGAAATgtatacgcctacgtggatgatatggtagtggCGTCGAAGGATAAGGCACAGCAtgtggcagacttggaggaattattcgtcactatatccaagtaccgcctcaaactaaaccccgagaagtgtgtctttggggtagaggccgggaggttcctaggtttcatgctcacggagaggggaatagaAGCGAATCCCGACAAGTGCGCAGCGATCTTCGCCATGCGTAGCCCGACGTCAGTAAAAGAAGTACAACAGCTgacggggcggatggcggcgctctcgaggtttgtttctgccggaggagagaaggggcacccaaaTTTCCAGTGCCTTAAGAGGAATAGTCGTTTCGCATGGACGGACGAATGCGAAACAGCTTTCATCAAGCTAAAAGAATACCTGGCggcgccaccggtcctctgcaaaccggtagaaggcgtgcccctccggctgtacttcACGGTGACGGAACGAGCCATCAGCTCTGTGTtagtccaagagcaggaccagattcaaaggcctatctacttc aagcccgatgtagctggaaggatggtgcgctgggcggtggagctttcagaattcgacatccagtataaGCCCAgagggtccatcaaagggcaggtatacgcagatttcgtggcagaactctcgcccggaggcgAACAGGAGGTGGAGGCAGGCTCACAGTGGTCGCTCTCAgtggatggctcttccaaccagcaaggaagtggtgcgggaatagtcttggaaggaccagacggtgtactgatcgagcaggccctgcgcttccctttcaaagccagtaataatcaggctgagtatgaagccctgattgcaggaatgctttTAGCCAAAGAAATGGGCGCGCGGAACCTATTAGTGAAGAGTGACTCTCAACGGGTTACGGGGCAAGTGTTGggcgagttccaggcgaaagacccgcagatggcggcaTATTTAAGGTACGTCGAATTGCTAAAGGGAGCCTTTAATGCtcttgagctggtgcatgtcccaagggagtag